A genomic stretch from Sphingobacterium sp. ML3W includes:
- a CDS encoding family 65 glycosyl hydrolase domain-containing protein — protein MKTYIKHDPWQIIEDEFRPDHNEFSESIFSIGNGRMGQRSNFEEQFSGQTLQGSYLAGIYYPDKTRVGWWKNGYPEYFAKVINSFNWIGLTISVNGQPLDLAKVKVNSFERRLDMKRGILHRSFVAVMPDGAEVKVEASRMYHLFAPETASLQYNLQALSTAMELQVISFLDADVANRDSNYDEKFWEPLAQGQQGTSVFMSAQTKKTGFVACAALETYVVGPESQIKAESLISTTGYMAEKYITSLVQSQVLCIEKRVAIVTSENHAVDQLKEGATTCLAQLGEDSFAQLKAKQAAAWQVIWAESDIEIFGDVAAQQAIRYNIFQLNQTYTGADARLNIGPKGFTGEKYGGVTYWDTEAYCIPFYLATQSPEIARNLLLYRYQQLDKAIENAEKLGFNKGAALFPMVTINGEECHNEWEITFEEIHRNGAIAFAIYNYVRYTGDADYIWSHGLDVLIAISRFWAQRVNWSSEKKQYVMLGVTGPNEYENNVNNNWYTNRIASWCLEYTLNCLQQCRTAAPEIYATVVERLDITQDERAGWRHIIDKLYYPYDEKRAIYLQQDGFLDKELIAVADLDPSQRPINQKWSWDRILRSCYIKQADVLQGFYFLEEHFDDDTLRRHFEFYEPLTVHESSLSPCVHAILAAKLDKADKAYEFYLRTSRLDLDDYNNDTEDGLHITSMAGTWMTIVEGFAGMRIKDGQLYLNPMLPSEWKGYKFRVLFRGASLLITVSNESYLIENQSDLTVNILTAVDAFTLAANSTREVLQVK, from the coding sequence ATGAAAACATATATCAAGCATGATCCTTGGCAAATTATAGAAGATGAGTTTAGACCGGATCATAATGAATTTTCGGAAAGTATCTTTTCTATCGGCAATGGCCGTATGGGGCAACGGTCCAATTTTGAAGAACAGTTTAGTGGACAGACTTTACAGGGCTCTTATCTTGCAGGCATTTACTATCCGGATAAAACCCGTGTAGGCTGGTGGAAAAATGGTTATCCTGAATATTTTGCTAAAGTCATCAACTCTTTCAACTGGATCGGACTGACGATATCGGTCAACGGCCAGCCATTAGATCTGGCGAAAGTTAAGGTGAATTCATTTGAACGCCGGTTGGATATGAAACGGGGTATTTTGCACCGCAGTTTTGTTGCTGTGATGCCTGATGGAGCGGAGGTAAAGGTGGAGGCCAGTCGCATGTATCATCTTTTTGCACCCGAAACAGCTTCTTTGCAATATAACCTACAAGCGCTGTCGACCGCTATGGAATTGCAGGTGATTTCTTTTCTGGATGCCGATGTCGCGAATAGAGATAGTAATTACGACGAAAAATTCTGGGAACCATTGGCTCAGGGACAGCAGGGTACAAGTGTATTTATGTCTGCACAGACCAAAAAGACCGGATTTGTAGCCTGTGCTGCATTGGAAACCTATGTCGTAGGGCCAGAAAGCCAGATTAAGGCGGAGAGCCTCATTTCAACGACTGGTTATATGGCTGAGAAATATATCACGAGTCTAGTCCAGTCACAGGTACTTTGTATCGAGAAAAGAGTGGCAATTGTCACCTCTGAAAACCATGCTGTCGACCAGTTAAAGGAAGGGGCTACGACTTGTTTAGCTCAATTAGGGGAAGATAGTTTTGCGCAGCTTAAGGCAAAACAGGCTGCCGCATGGCAGGTAATTTGGGCAGAAAGCGATATTGAGATTTTTGGTGATGTTGCCGCCCAACAGGCCATTCGTTACAATATTTTCCAGCTGAATCAAACCTATACCGGTGCAGATGCACGGCTTAATATCGGCCCAAAAGGTTTTACGGGCGAGAAATACGGCGGTGTTACCTACTGGGATACCGAAGCGTATTGTATCCCATTTTATTTGGCTACGCAATCACCGGAGATTGCTCGTAATTTATTGTTGTACCGCTACCAGCAGCTGGATAAGGCCATCGAAAATGCCGAAAAGCTAGGCTTTAATAAGGGAGCAGCACTCTTTCCCATGGTAACTATCAATGGTGAGGAATGCCACAACGAATGGGAAATAACTTTTGAGGAAATACATCGCAATGGAGCGATCGCATTTGCGATCTACAATTACGTACGCTACACCGGAGATGCGGATTATATCTGGTCTCATGGTTTGGATGTATTGATTGCGATCAGTAGATTTTGGGCACAACGGGTCAATTGGAGTTCGGAAAAAAAACAATATGTCATGCTGGGTGTCACCGGACCGAATGAATACGAAAATAATGTCAATAACAACTGGTATACCAATAGAATTGCTTCCTGGTGTTTGGAATATACACTAAACTGTTTACAACAATGTAGAACAGCGGCTCCGGAGATTTATGCAACAGTGGTGGAAAGATTGGATATAACGCAAGATGAAAGGGCAGGTTGGCGGCATATCATCGACAAACTGTATTATCCTTATGATGAAAAAAGAGCGATTTATTTGCAACAGGACGGTTTTTTGGATAAAGAACTGATTGCGGTAGCGGACTTGGATCCTTCACAGCGTCCCATCAATCAAAAATGGAGCTGGGATCGTATCTTGCGGTCCTGTTATATCAAGCAGGCAGATGTGCTACAGGGCTTTTATTTTCTGGAGGAGCACTTTGACGATGATACGCTGCGACGCCATTTTGAATTTTATGAACCACTTACTGTGCATGAGAGTTCGCTTTCTCCTTGTGTACATGCAATATTGGCGGCCAAACTTGATAAAGCCGACAAAGCCTATGAGTTCTATTTGCGAACCTCACGTCTGGATCTGGATGATTATAATAATGATACAGAGGATGGATTGCATATTACCTCAATGGCCGGTACATGGATGACAATTGTTGAAGGATTTGCAGGTATGCGTATAAAAGATGGACAGCTGTATTTAAATCCAATGCTGCCCTCTGAATGGAAAGGATATAAGTTTCGTGTACTGTTTCGTGGGGCAAGCCTGTTGATCACGGTTTCCAACGAGTCTTACCTGATCGAAAACCAAAGCGATTTAACAGTCAATATTTTGACAGCAGTGGATGCATTTACTTTGGCTGCAAATAGTACGAGAGAGGTACTGCAGGTCAAGTAA
- a CDS encoding RagB/SusD family nutrient uptake outer membrane protein, translating to MKKLNKYISACLLALALSSCHKDLDLKPTNDVIAEVAYKDFTGYTQAFARLYGSLTLTSTSGPNNTDLGGLDAGTSDFLRLFWNAQELTTDEAACAWLNDPGISGLDYLNFDDSNPMLRGLYTRCVYTATLVNEFLRESTDAKLSERGISEADKAEIAYYRAEARFIRAYNYWVLLDLFGNPPFVTEETAVGKVAPPQIKRPDLFAYVEKELLAVADQLKGSKKNVYGRVDQVAAWGLLARLYLNAEVYLGTGTKKYTEAITYAEKVLNSGYSLGTNYRQLFYADNDLNNPEFIFYLPYDGTKTQSKGGTTYLINAAIDATMNPGSFGVPGGGWAGNRTRDNIATIFGDYSGATDKRAMFHLNASVKIEDIAVYKQGLAVTKFRNVNKDNTAPVAAEGFVASVDFPLIRLAEMHLIYAEATLRGGTGGTVAKALDYVNKLRVRAYGNTSGNLTNISLDDILNERVKELYWEGFRRSDLIRYGKFTGDSYLWPFKGGMLAGQAVPSYRNLFPIPAADIIANVNLVQNPGYN from the coding sequence ATGAAAAAATTAAATAAATATATATCGGCTTGTTTGTTAGCACTGGCGCTATCAAGTTGCCATAAAGATTTGGATCTCAAGCCCACCAATGATGTGATTGCTGAAGTGGCATATAAAGATTTTACCGGCTATACACAGGCTTTTGCAAGATTGTATGGTTCACTGACATTAACGAGCACTTCAGGCCCAAATAATACAGATCTGGGTGGTTTGGATGCGGGGACATCCGACTTTTTGCGTCTTTTTTGGAATGCACAGGAGCTGACGACCGACGAAGCCGCCTGCGCCTGGCTGAACGATCCCGGAATTAGCGGTTTGGATTACCTCAATTTTGATGATAGCAATCCTATGCTGCGGGGCCTCTATACACGCTGTGTATATACCGCGACACTGGTAAATGAATTTCTGAGAGAAAGCACCGATGCAAAGCTGAGTGAACGCGGTATCTCGGAAGCCGATAAAGCTGAAATCGCTTACTATCGTGCTGAAGCCCGCTTTATACGCGCTTATAATTATTGGGTATTGCTTGACCTATTTGGCAATCCGCCATTTGTGACGGAGGAAACCGCTGTGGGCAAAGTTGCCCCGCCACAGATCAAAAGGCCTGATCTTTTTGCCTATGTGGAAAAAGAGTTGTTGGCTGTGGCAGATCAGCTTAAAGGAAGTAAAAAGAATGTTTATGGTCGTGTAGACCAGGTTGCGGCCTGGGGACTACTGGCCAGACTATACCTCAATGCCGAAGTCTATCTAGGGACTGGCACTAAAAAATATACAGAGGCGATTACCTATGCCGAAAAAGTATTGAATTCGGGTTATAGTTTAGGAACGAATTATCGGCAGTTGTTTTATGCAGATAATGACCTGAACAATCCTGAATTTATCTTTTATCTACCTTATGATGGTACCAAGACCCAAAGTAAGGGTGGTACAACCTACCTGATCAATGCTGCGATTGACGCAACGATGAATCCGGGCTCCTTTGGTGTACCCGGTGGTGGCTGGGCAGGCAACAGAACCCGCGATAACATTGCTACGATTTTTGGCGACTATTCTGGCGCAACAGATAAACGCGCCATGTTCCATTTAAACGCTAGCGTTAAAATTGAGGACATTGCTGTCTATAAACAGGGCTTGGCTGTCACCAAATTCCGCAATGTCAACAAAGATAATACGGCTCCCGTTGCAGCGGAAGGATTTGTTGCTTCGGTAGATTTCCCATTGATCCGTTTGGCAGAAATGCACTTAATCTATGCCGAAGCTACCCTTCGTGGCGGTACAGGCGGAACAGTTGCTAAGGCACTTGATTATGTAAACAAATTGCGTGTAAGGGCCTATGGTAATACCAGTGGCAATTTAACGAATATCTCCTTGGACGATATCCTTAATGAACGTGTAAAAGAACTGTATTGGGAGGGATTTAGACGTTCGGATCTAATTCGCTACGGTAAATTTACGGGTGACAGTTACCTGTGGCCATTTAAAGGTGGTATGTTGGCAGGTCAGGCGGTACCAAGCTACAGAAATCTATTTCCGATTCCCGCCGCAGATATTATCGCCAATGTGAATCTCGTTCAGAATCCGGGCTACAATTAA
- the pgmB gene encoding beta-phosphoglucomutase produces MINYNTVKAVIFDLDGVLVDTAVYHFQAWHRLATSLGYTFSHAENEQLKGVSRVESLELILKWAGLEKSGQEKEQLLVQKNQWYLSLIEQLNPGQLLPGSLDLLNKLREKNILIGLGSASKNALNILQKTGIVDYFDALIDGNAVQASKPDPEVFLKGAEALAVAPQSCLVLEDAQAGIDAAKAASMQVIGVGKADNLKGADGIVADLRALVDKF; encoded by the coding sequence ATGATTAATTATAATACTGTAAAGGCCGTAATATTTGATTTGGATGGTGTGTTGGTAGATACGGCAGTCTATCATTTTCAGGCATGGCATAGATTGGCAACGAGCTTGGGCTATACTTTTTCGCATGCGGAGAATGAACAGCTGAAAGGTGTGAGCAGAGTAGAATCGCTGGAGCTTATTTTGAAATGGGCCGGATTGGAAAAATCCGGACAGGAAAAAGAGCAGCTGCTGGTTCAGAAGAACCAATGGTATCTGAGCCTGATCGAACAGCTCAATCCAGGGCAGCTGCTTCCCGGTAGCCTCGATCTGCTCAATAAGCTTCGCGAAAAGAATATTTTGATTGGGTTGGGATCGGCCAGCAAAAATGCGTTGAACATACTTCAGAAAACCGGAATTGTGGATTATTTCGATGCTTTGATCGACGGAAATGCTGTTCAGGCATCTAAGCCAGATCCTGAGGTTTTCCTGAAAGGGGCAGAGGCTTTGGCGGTAGCACCTCAATCTTGTCTGGTGCTCGAAGATGCTCAGGCCGGCATCGATGCTGCTAAGGCTGCTAGTATGCAGGTTATCGGTGTTGGAAAAGCCGATAACTTAAAGGGAGCGGATGGCATAGTAGCCGACCTAAGGGCGCTAGTAGACAAATTTTAA
- a CDS encoding SusE domain-containing protein: MKIIYYIGLVLLLATFQRCKKDETQAKLNATDAVKSAALTLDKNSLILSKNNANDTVLHIALIQADFGYQAAVANVLQFGIKGDNFKTVKEVVIPGGRTAMGFTGYELNSYLLALGVPTGVTSDFDVRVKSSINSKIAAVYSALSGLKASPYASTSYLYAVGAYQGWVPETAESLISPTSNGIYSGIIFFPQANLEFKLTSERNWANSYGQTEAGKIVYNGGGNIKAPRAGNLELEINTTANTITYKDHSWGVIGSATPKGWEADTDMKYDNANQVWKLTVNLTAGALKFRKNHDWGTNFGGVNGSLIAGGADIMVTTAGSYAIVFDLNTNTYTLTKK, translated from the coding sequence ATGAAAATAATATATTATATAGGATTGGTGCTGCTACTGGCAACTTTCCAAAGGTGTAAAAAAGACGAAACACAGGCTAAATTGAACGCGACAGATGCGGTGAAATCAGCGGCATTGACTTTGGATAAAAATAGTCTGATCCTGTCCAAAAATAACGCAAACGATACGGTATTACATATTGCATTGATACAAGCCGATTTTGGCTATCAGGCAGCAGTGGCCAATGTGCTACAGTTTGGTATCAAGGGGGACAATTTTAAAACAGTGAAGGAAGTCGTTATTCCCGGCGGACGTACTGCAATGGGTTTTACTGGTTATGAACTAAATAGTTATTTGCTTGCTTTGGGCGTTCCGACAGGGGTGACATCGGACTTTGATGTCCGCGTAAAATCCAGCATCAACAGCAAAATCGCTGCGGTATATTCTGCGTTATCCGGGTTAAAAGCCAGTCCCTATGCATCGACAAGCTATTTATATGCTGTCGGAGCCTATCAGGGATGGGTTCCGGAGACAGCAGAATCGCTGATCTCGCCGACAAGTAATGGGATCTATAGCGGGATTATCTTTTTCCCCCAAGCGAATTTAGAGTTTAAGCTTACATCTGAACGCAATTGGGCTAATTCTTATGGTCAGACTGAGGCGGGGAAGATTGTATATAATGGCGGCGGAAATATTAAAGCACCACGTGCAGGAAATCTCGAGCTTGAAATCAATACCACTGCCAATACCATTACATACAAAGATCACAGCTGGGGTGTAATAGGTAGTGCTACACCAAAAGGCTGGGAAGCGGATACCGACATGAAGTATGACAATGCGAATCAGGTCTGGAAACTAACCGTTAATCTCACCGCAGGTGCCCTTAAGTTTCGTAAAAATCACGATTGGGGAACCAATTTTGGCGGTGTAAATGGTAGTCTTATCGCCGGTGGTGCAGATATTATGGTGACTACCGCTGGCAGCTATGCTATTGTCTTCGACCTTAATACAAATACTTATACATTGACCAAGAAATAA
- a CDS encoding MFS transporter, with protein MGNKPELSISQVINMSFGFLGIQMGFALQNGNASRILQSFGADVEHLSLFWLAAPITGMIVQPIIGHYSDRTWTALGRRRPYILVGALLTTLTLFLMPNAAMFTLLLPPLWIGAGLLMFMDASINVTMEPFRALIGDNLPSSQRSLGFSIQTFLIGVGAVVGSLMPYVFTKYFGFSGTTAAGPIPENVIYSFYAGGLVLLCTVLWSVLKTKEYSPKELQSFTENIDQVQENSTAFGLRTILRDIKAMPQVMKKLGWVQFFSWFALFMMWVYSTPAIAESVFYLKEGDRTDLYMEAANWVGVLFGIYNGVSAIYALFIPKIARRYGRSRTHAFGLMVGGLSLISLFLIKDANMLILPMIGIGIAWGSILAMPYAILSDHLPASKMGVYMGLFNFFITLPQIVCGFFGGMIIKYFFQSQSIYGLLLAGVFMFLAAFFVPKSKQ; from the coding sequence ATGGGGAATAAACCTGAACTAAGTATAAGCCAGGTCATTAACATGAGTTTTGGGTTTTTAGGTATACAGATGGGCTTTGCCTTACAGAATGGCAATGCCTCACGTATTTTGCAATCCTTTGGCGCTGATGTGGAACATCTATCGTTATTTTGGTTAGCGGCGCCGATCACCGGCATGATTGTTCAGCCGATCATTGGTCACTATAGCGATCGTACATGGACAGCGCTTGGACGCCGTCGACCTTATATTTTGGTGGGAGCGTTGCTGACAACATTGACACTTTTTCTGATGCCGAATGCAGCGATGTTTACGCTGTTGTTACCACCGCTATGGATTGGAGCTGGCTTACTGATGTTTATGGATGCGTCGATTAATGTGACGATGGAGCCTTTTCGGGCTTTAATTGGAGACAACTTGCCCAGTAGTCAACGTAGTCTTGGCTTTTCTATACAAACCTTCCTTATCGGCGTGGGGGCAGTAGTTGGTTCGCTAATGCCTTATGTTTTTACCAAGTACTTCGGCTTTTCTGGAACAACAGCGGCTGGTCCTATACCTGAAAATGTGATTTATTCTTTCTATGCCGGTGGACTTGTGCTCTTGTGTACGGTGTTGTGGTCTGTTCTAAAAACAAAAGAATATAGCCCCAAAGAACTACAGTCTTTCACTGAAAATATTGATCAGGTTCAAGAAAACAGTACGGCTTTTGGGCTACGGACAATTTTGCGGGACATCAAAGCAATGCCGCAGGTTATGAAGAAATTGGGTTGGGTTCAGTTTTTTTCCTGGTTTGCGTTATTCATGATGTGGGTATACAGCACGCCAGCTATCGCTGAATCAGTATTCTATTTAAAAGAAGGGGATCGTACGGATCTCTATATGGAAGCCGCTAATTGGGTGGGTGTACTGTTTGGGATTTATAATGGGGTTTCTGCAATTTATGCCTTATTTATTCCGAAGATCGCCAGGCGCTATGGACGCAGCAGAACACATGCTTTTGGTCTTATGGTCGGTGGACTTTCATTGATATCACTTTTTCTGATCAAGGATGCCAATATGCTCATTTTGCCTATGATTGGGATTGGAATTGCTTGGGGAAGTATTTTGGCGATGCCCTATGCCATTTTAAGCGACCATTTGCCGGCATCCAAAATGGGCGTGTATATGGGGCTTTTTAATTTTTTTATAACTTTACCACAGATCGTATGTGGTTTTTTTGGTGGTATGATTATAAAATATTTCTTTCAGAGCCAGTCGATTTATGGCTTGTTACTTGCTGGGGTATTTATGTTTTTAGCTGCTTTTTTTGTTCCAAAAAGTAAGCAGTAA
- a CDS encoding glycoside hydrolase family 13 protein: MLKRNIRFTTVFVALTSLGWSPLMGQSIQRVEPLNWWTGMEVPTVQLVVYGPHIGKSDVQVDDRGIELLKVNRVENPNYLFLDVKVKAAAQPGWSTFTFSLGKKKLTYRYELKQRDQRIKAQGVTSKDLIYLIMPDRFANGNKTNDQVKGMLDMSLNRDSMYLRHGGDLEGVIGKLDYLQDLGVTSVWLTPVLTNDMPLASYHGYANTETYHIDPRFGSNDTYVQLGEQLHKRRMKLIFDVVPNHIGSYHWTVKDKPMADWLNEWPNYTQTTYKDQTVFDPYASADDKKKMVKGWFVPTMPDMNQQNTYVQNYLTQSHIWWIETAAIDGFRIDTYPYNDLDFMAKWTDRIQKEYPNFTFFGETWVHGVANQAYFLGGKRVGQDVDSKLMGVTDFQLNYAIGDALNQKTEWTAGANKLYSTLASDYQYPQADRNVLFLDNHDKDRFFSVIGENIQKYKSAMAWLLTTRGIPQLYYGAEILMKNFSNPDGLLREDFQGGFAGDKVDKFKVGGRTAAEQDMWNFVRSLANYRQKNTVLQTGKTMQYVPEDGVYVYFRYNDQQIVMVVMNCNDQEKEVKLDRFTERNTGTKAYVDVITQQKITPVNQKIKLRAYETKVLDLTF, translated from the coding sequence ATGCTGAAAAGAAATATAAGATTTACCACAGTATTTGTGGCACTAACTAGCCTCGGATGGAGCCCCCTGATGGGGCAATCCATCCAACGTGTGGAACCGCTGAACTGGTGGACAGGGATGGAGGTGCCTACAGTACAGTTGGTTGTCTATGGACCCCACATAGGCAAGAGCGACGTTCAGGTGGATGACAGGGGAATAGAATTGCTCAAAGTAAATCGGGTAGAGAATCCCAATTACCTTTTTCTGGATGTTAAGGTAAAAGCGGCTGCTCAACCCGGTTGGTCTACGTTTACTTTTAGCCTGGGGAAGAAAAAGTTGACCTATCGATACGAGCTCAAGCAAAGGGATCAGCGTATCAAAGCACAGGGAGTGACCAGTAAGGACTTGATTTATCTGATCATGCCAGACCGTTTTGCAAATGGCAATAAGACAAATGATCAAGTAAAAGGCATGTTGGACATGAGCCTGAATCGGGATTCAATGTATCTGCGTCATGGTGGCGATCTGGAAGGTGTAATAGGTAAATTGGATTACTTACAGGATCTTGGTGTGACCTCCGTCTGGTTGACACCGGTATTGACTAATGATATGCCTTTGGCCTCGTATCATGGTTATGCAAATACAGAGACTTATCATATAGATCCACGTTTTGGAAGCAATGATACCTATGTGCAGCTGGGAGAGCAATTACATAAACGTCGGATGAAACTGATCTTTGATGTAGTGCCCAATCATATCGGCAGCTATCATTGGACCGTGAAGGACAAGCCGATGGCGGATTGGCTCAATGAGTGGCCGAACTATACTCAGACTACTTACAAGGATCAGACTGTTTTTGATCCCTACGCGTCGGCAGATGACAAAAAGAAGATGGTTAAAGGTTGGTTTGTGCCAACTATGCCAGATATGAATCAGCAAAATACGTATGTACAGAACTATCTGACCCAAAGTCATATCTGGTGGATCGAAACAGCGGCCATTGATGGGTTTCGCATTGATACTTATCCTTACAATGACTTGGATTTTATGGCAAAATGGACCGATCGTATTCAAAAGGAGTATCCCAACTTTACCTTTTTTGGAGAAACTTGGGTACATGGTGTCGCGAACCAAGCCTATTTTCTAGGCGGGAAGCGTGTGGGACAGGATGTCGACTCGAAGCTGATGGGGGTGACGGATTTTCAACTGAATTATGCAATTGGGGATGCGCTTAATCAAAAAACCGAATGGACAGCGGGAGCAAATAAGCTTTATAGCACTTTGGCATCTGACTACCAGTACCCGCAGGCAGATCGAAATGTTCTTTTTTTGGATAACCATGATAAAGACCGTTTTTTCTCGGTCATAGGGGAAAATATACAAAAATATAAATCGGCTATGGCTTGGCTTCTGACAACAAGAGGGATTCCGCAGCTGTATTATGGTGCCGAGATCCTCATGAAAAACTTTTCCAATCCCGATGGCCTGTTACGAGAAGATTTTCAAGGTGGCTTTGCTGGCGACAAGGTCGATAAGTTTAAAGTCGGGGGACGGACAGCAGCAGAGCAGGATATGTGGAATTTTGTGCGCAGTCTGGCCAATTACCGTCAAAAAAATACCGTGTTGCAAACGGGGAAAACCATGCAATATGTACCTGAAGATGGAGTTTATGTGTATTTCCGTTACAATGATCAGCAAATTGTGATGGTTGTCATGAATTGCAACGATCAGGAAAAAGAGGTCAAATTGGACCGATTTACTGAAAGAAATACGGGAACGAAAGCTTATGTTGACGTTATTACACAACAAAAAATTACACCCGTTAATCAAAAAATCAAGCTGAGGGCTTACGAGACCAAAGTACTTGACCTAACATTTTAA